A region of Trypanosoma brucei brucei TREU927 chromosome 1, complete sequence DNA encodes the following proteins:
- the PGKB gene encoding phosphoglycerate kinase, which translates to MSLKERKSINECDLKGKKVLIRVDFNVPLDDGNITNDYRIRSALPAVQKVLTEGGSCVLMSHLGRPKGVSMAEGKELRSTGGIPGFEQKATLKPVAKRLSELLSRPVTFAPDCLNAADVVSKMSPGDVVLLENVRFYKEEGSKSTEEREAMAKILASYGDVYISDAFGTAHRDSATMTGIPKILGHGAAGYLMEKEISYFAKVLGNPPRPLVAIVGGAKVSDKIQLLDNMLQRIDYLLIGGAMAYTFLKAQGYSIGISMCEESKLEFARSLLKKAEDRKVQVILPIDHVCHTEFKAVDSPLITEDQNIPEGHMALDIGPKTIEKYVQTIGKCKSAIWNGPMGVFEMVPYSKGTFAIAKAMGRGTHEHGLMSIIGGGDSASAAELSGEAKRMSHVSTGGGASLELLEGKTLPGVTVLDEKE; encoded by the coding sequence ATGTCActaaaagagaggaagagcaTTAATGAATGCGATCttaagggaaagaaggttcTTATCCGTGTTGACTTTAATGTTCCTCTGGATGATGGTAATATTACCAACGACTACCGAATCCGATCAGCTCTTCCAGCCGTCCAAAAAGTTCTCACAGAAGGCGGCAGTTGTGTTCTCATGAGCCACCTCGGGAGGCCGAAAGGCGTTTCTATGGCTGAAGGCAAAGAACTGCGGAGCACTGGCGGTATTCCCGGGTTCGAGCAGAAGGCAACACTCAAACCGGTAGCCAAGCGCCTCAGCGAATTGTTATCGAGACCCGTCACATTCGCACCTGACTGCCTGAATGCTGCAGATGTCGTCTCTAAGATGTCTCCGGGCGATGTTGTTCTGCTTGAAAATGTACGCTTCTACAAAGAAGAGGGCAGCAAGAGCACTGAGGAACGTGAAGCCATGGCCAAGATCCTTGCGTCATATGGTGATGTTTACATCAGTGATGCTTTTGGTACAGCTCACCGTGACAGTGCTACCATGACCGGAATTCCAAAGATTTTGGGTCACGGTGCTGCCGGTTATTTGATGGAGAAGGAGATTTCATACTTCGCTAAGGTACTTGGTAACCCGCCGCGTCCGCTGGTTGCTATCGTTGGTGGAGCGAAAGTGAGCGACAAGATCCAACTTCTGGATAACATGTTGCAGCGCATCGATTATCTCTTAATTGGTGGTGCAATGGCATACACATTTCTGAAGGCTCAGGGTTACAGCATTGGAATATCCATGTGCGAGGAAAGTAAACTTGAATTTGCTCGATCCCTGCTGaagaaggcggaggaccgCAAGGTGCAGGTTATTCTTCCAATTGATCATGTTTGCCACACGGAATTCAAAGCTGTGGATTCTCCATTGATAACTGAGGATCAAAACATCCCTGAAGGACATATGGCTCTGGATATTGGTCCCAAGACTATTGAAAAATATGTTCAGACGATTGGGAAGTGTAAGAGCGCCATTTGGAACGGTCCCATGGGTGTATTTGAAATGGTTCCTTATTCCAAAGGTACATTTGCAATTGCGAAAGCCATGGGTCGAGGAACTCACGAGCATGGACTCATGAGTATCATCGGTGGTGGTGACAGCGCAAGTGCAGCTGAGTTGAGCGGTGAGGCGAAGCGCATGTCTCATGTTTcaactggtggtggtgcgtCTTTGGAACTCCTCGAGGGCAAAACGCTTCCCGGCGTTACAGTATTGGACGAAAAGGAGTAA